A region of Streptomyces paludis DNA encodes the following proteins:
- a CDS encoding DUF4231 domain-containing protein, protein MVFRNADLPVLFHHADAIAIARQRQAVTATRRTLLLLVVGALFAALPWRWRIGDSFQLTGALAASAYAGVLLVTLRSAGQRAKSHWQLNRSAAEFIKSLSWRYAVHGAPFDTAAPDAGSLFTTRLEAGLGELRKVGWEDPRDTGEIGQRAAGELITPAMRMLRGKPFDARRETYVRDRLIEQRNWYHRRMVVSRRATALWSATITALTLLALFLALLRTFSLTGASAVLGLLSASAAACLAWSEIRRHQPLISAHSLVEEDLAAMHTAMETMVTEEQWANAVYETERIVSPQHTDWLVRHRS, encoded by the coding sequence ATGGTCTTCCGCAACGCTGACCTGCCGGTTCTCTTCCATCACGCGGACGCGATCGCCATCGCCCGGCAGCGGCAGGCGGTGACCGCCACCCGGCGGACCCTGCTGCTCCTGGTGGTGGGCGCGCTGTTCGCGGCACTGCCCTGGCGGTGGCGGATCGGGGACTCGTTCCAACTCACCGGCGCACTCGCGGCGTCGGCGTACGCCGGAGTGCTTCTGGTCACGCTCCGTTCGGCGGGTCAGCGAGCAAAGTCGCACTGGCAACTCAACCGCTCGGCGGCGGAGTTCATCAAGTCGCTCTCGTGGCGTTACGCCGTGCACGGAGCGCCCTTCGACACCGCCGCCCCCGACGCCGGGAGCCTGTTCACCACCCGACTGGAGGCGGGGCTCGGCGAGTTGAGAAAGGTCGGCTGGGAGGATCCCCGGGACACCGGGGAGATCGGGCAGCGCGCGGCCGGGGAGCTGATCACGCCGGCCATGCGGATGCTGCGCGGAAAACCGTTCGACGCCCGCCGGGAGACCTATGTCCGGGACCGGCTGATCGAACAGCGCAACTGGTACCACCGCAGAATGGTGGTCTCCCGGCGCGCCACCGCGCTCTGGTCGGCCACCATCACCGCGCTGACCCTGCTGGCGCTCTTCCTGGCCCTGCTGCGGACGTTCTCGCTGACCGGAGCCTCCGCCGTGCTGGGGCTGCTGTCGGCGTCCGCCGCGGCCTGTCTGGCGTGGAGCGAGATACGCCGCCACCAACCCCTCATATCGGCCCACTCGTTGGTCGAGGAGGACCTCGCGGCGATGCACACCGCGATGGAGACGATGGTCACCGAGGAGCAGTGGGCCAACGCGGTGTACGAGACCGAGCGCATCGTCTCGCCGCAGCACACGGACTGGCTGGTACGGCACCGGAGTTGA
- a CDS encoding FXSXX-COOH protein produces MTYQTSVTFATAKKNRVPLAEIDVRDAGVAKKLGRVLPMPTGRVARVSSFNSAL; encoded by the coding sequence GTGACCTATCAGACCTCTGTCACCTTCGCCACTGCGAAGAAGAACCGGGTCCCCCTCGCGGAGATCGACGTACGCGACGCGGGTGTCGCCAAGAAGCTCGGACGCGTACTCCCCATGCCCACCGGCCGTGTCGCGCGCGTTTCGAGCTTCAACTCCGCCCTCTAG